Proteins found in one Xenopus laevis strain J_2021 chromosome 1L, Xenopus_laevis_v10.1, whole genome shotgun sequence genomic segment:
- the gucd1.L gene encoding uncharacterized protein LOC100037048, with product MKNPGHSDTEGNKATARAAATSDTDSSDHVQLKVPLIQQSFHWDCGLACARMVLQYLNLLHENAFQNAMHELQLTKSIWTIDLAYLMHHFGVRHLFCTQTLGVDKGYKNQSFYRKHFDAEENRVNQLFVHAKSHGVNVEKRTVTIRELQEHLSQGHVAIVLVNAVLLLCDLCPRRVKYCCFLPIGQKCFCRSSDYQGHFIVLCGYNKSSGSLFYNNPGYADRLCRTSITNFEESRCSYGTDEDILFVYVNS from the exons ATGAAGAACCCGGGACACAGCGACACCGAGGGAAACAAAGCCACGGCAAGAGCTGCCGCTACTTCAGACACCGACAGCA GTGATCATGTGCAGCTGAAGGTGCCGCTCATCCAGCAGTCCTTCCACTGGGATTGTGGCCTGGCATGTGCCCGCATGGTGCTGCA GTATCTGAATCTTCTGCATGAGAATGCGTTTCAAAATGCTATGCATGAGCTCCAACTCACCAAGAGCATCTGGACAATTGATCTAGCCTATCTTATGCACCATTTTGGGGTCCGGCACCTTTTCTGCACTCAGACTTTAGGAGTTGATAAAGGTTATAAGAACCAG TCATTCTACAGAAAACACTTTGATGCAGAGGAAAACCGAGTAAACCAGCTGTTTGTACACGCCAAATCCCATGGAGTGAATGTGGAAAAACG CACTGTGACCATACGGGAATTACAGGAGCATCTTTCCCAGGGACATGTGGCCATCGTACTCGTAAATGCAGTTCTTTTACTGTGTGACCTGTGCCCAAGACGTGTCAAATACTGCTGTTTTCTTCCAATTGGGCAAAAGTGTTTCTGCAGGAGCAGCGACTACCAGGGCCATTTTATTGTGCTTTGTGGTTACAACAAGAGTTCTGGCAGTTTATTTTACAACAACCCTGGATATGCCGACA GATTGTGTCGGACCAGCATCACTAACTTTGAGGAATCACGCTGTAGCTATGGCACAGATGAAGATATTCTGTTTGTTTATGTGAACAGCTGA